Proteins from one Verrucomicrobiia bacterium genomic window:
- a CDS encoding VCBS repeat-containing protein, which produces MKKYIFILCLILGLSAFNANSQLFVAQEQDVIIAGGGTNAGVYPSTVTISNISTKIAAMAVRVDLFTGPGSPLFWDVLLEGPNGQSTILFSDVGNAQGVTNQVLFIVDGAPPMPTPTNLIQAFDPAFQLVSGIYRPTDGNFFDLAMAPDTFAPPAPQGPYSASLAVFKDTNPNGVWKLYATSPFGFMPPAVLNILRWELIIAPYSQNDYVGDNGFHYVAKKGKKVYVVNQTNVVPIAKSTPPTATIKAKIVAGADLDGDHISDLIVKKGKTVQGLKGPTFTSPTHSLIVKGMKPVASGDFDGDLIPDLYLQKKTSLYVAINNGTGFEPPKLIADKTLPKKFKIFGALTARSQPAVLAQNKTTIAQLDGPTFATANQIVQLTSKKIKAGAVGQYVGDYTGSTIILQQKKVLSFHSPFVPGTLFPFVTNTVKGVKLVVPK; this is translated from the coding sequence ATGAAAAAGTATATATTTATATTATGTTTGATATTAGGGTTGTCAGCTTTTAACGCTAACAGCCAATTATTCGTTGCTCAGGAACAAGACGTTATTATTGCAGGCGGTGGAACCAATGCTGGAGTCTATCCCTCAACTGTAACCATCTCCAATATTTCTACAAAAATTGCCGCCATGGCCGTCAGAGTTGATCTCTTTACGGGCCCCGGCTCACCCTTATTCTGGGATGTCCTTTTAGAAGGTCCCAATGGTCAATCAACCATTCTCTTTTCTGATGTGGGCAATGCACAAGGAGTAACCAATCAAGTGCTTTTTATTGTTGATGGAGCACCTCCTATGCCAACGCCTACTAACCTTATACAAGCTTTTGATCCCGCTTTTCAACTTGTCTCAGGCATTTACAGACCTACAGACGGCAATTTTTTTGATCTTGCTATGGCACCAGACACCTTTGCTCCACCAGCGCCACAAGGACCTTATTCTGCCAGTTTAGCTGTGTTTAAAGACACCAATCCCAATGGCGTTTGGAAGCTTTACGCCACAAGCCCCTTTGGATTTATGCCACCAGCCGTCCTCAATATCTTACGCTGGGAACTCATTATCGCACCCTACTCCCAAAATGATTACGTAGGTGATAACGGCTTTCATTATGTAGCAAAAAAAGGTAAAAAAGTTTACGTCGTCAATCAGACTAATGTCGTTCCCATTGCCAAATCCACGCCTCCTACGGCTACGATAAAAGCAAAGATCGTAGCAGGAGCTGACCTAGATGGTGACCATATTAGCGATCTCATTGTGAAAAAAGGTAAAACCGTCCAAGGCTTAAAAGGTCCTACCTTCACTAGTCCGACCCACTCCTTAATAGTCAAAGGCATGAAGCCGGTAGCAAGTGGTGATTTCGATGGTGATTTGATTCCTGATCTTTATTTACAAAAGAAAACTTCACTCTATGTTGCCATTAACAATGGAACTGGTTTTGAGCCCCCTAAGTTAATCGCCGATAAAACTTTACCTAAGAAGTTTAAAATCTTTGGCGCTTTAACAGCTCGTTCCCAACCTGCAGTGTTAGCTCAAAATAAGACAACCATTGCACAACTCGATGGTCCAACCTTTGCTACAGCAAATCAAATTGTTCAACTCACTAGCAAAAAAATTAAAGCTGGAGCTGTGGGTCAATATGTTGGTGATTACACCGGTTCCACCATCATCTTACA
- the fumC gene encoding class II fumarate hydratase, giving the protein MSLASSRIETDSMGSIPVPQDRYYGAQTARSLHHFDIGKDQMPQEVIWAMAILKKAAALTNHELNKLTKDKMELIVQAADEVIASKLQDHFPLKVWQTGSGTQTNMNVNEVISNRAIEIAGGVLGSKKPIHPNDDVNMSQSSNDTFPTAMSIAAAKGLEHNLLPRVMELRDALDAKSQQFSTLIKSGRTHLMDATPITLGQEFSGYVAQLDADITRIQSVLPDLYQLAIGGTAVGTGLNTHPRFAEKVSAKIAELTKLPFQSAPNKFAELAAHDALVMASGALKTLAVSLMKIANDVRWMGSGPRCGLGELSLPENEPGSSIMPGKVNPTQCEAMTMVCVQVMGNDAAIGFAGSQGNFELNVFKPVIIYNFLHSTRLLTDACRSFREHCVQEMQANQERLDYYMKNSLMLVTALSPEIGYDKSAKVAHTAHVENLTLREACLKLGYLSGEEFDKLVQPKKMLGPQEA; this is encoded by the coding sequence ATGTCATTAGCTTCTAGTCGAATTGAAACCGATAGCATGGGTAGCATTCCTGTGCCACAAGATCGTTATTATGGTGCGCAGACCGCGCGTTCCCTTCATCATTTTGATATTGGCAAAGATCAAATGCCGCAAGAAGTGATCTGGGCCATGGCTATTTTGAAAAAAGCGGCTGCTTTGACTAATCATGAACTAAACAAACTCACTAAAGATAAAATGGAGCTCATTGTTCAGGCGGCAGATGAAGTCATTGCAAGTAAATTGCAAGATCATTTCCCTTTAAAAGTTTGGCAAACTGGTAGTGGCACTCAAACCAACATGAATGTCAATGAAGTCATTTCCAATCGCGCGATTGAAATCGCGGGTGGAGTTTTAGGAAGTAAAAAACCGATTCATCCCAATGATGATGTGAACATGTCGCAATCTTCCAACGACACTTTTCCCACAGCGATGTCGATTGCCGCAGCGAAGGGTTTGGAGCATAATTTGTTGCCACGAGTTATGGAGCTGCGTGACGCGTTAGATGCGAAGTCTCAACAATTTTCAACCTTGATCAAAAGTGGTCGCACTCATTTGATGGATGCCACTCCGATTACTTTAGGCCAGGAATTCAGTGGTTATGTAGCACAACTGGATGCCGATATTACTCGTATTCAAAGCGTGTTGCCGGATCTTTATCAACTCGCTATTGGCGGCACGGCTGTTGGAACGGGACTCAATACTCACCCTCGCTTTGCTGAAAAAGTCAGTGCAAAAATTGCTGAGTTGACCAAACTTCCTTTTCAATCGGCTCCCAACAAATTTGCGGAGCTCGCAGCACATGATGCTTTGGTAATGGCTAGTGGCGCACTAAAAACTTTGGCGGTTTCTTTGATGAAAATTGCTAACGACGTTCGTTGGATGGGTTCGGGGCCACGTTGTGGGTTGGGTGAATTGAGTTTGCCCGAAAATGAGCCAGGCTCCTCCATTATGCCTGGTAAAGTGAATCCCACGCAATGCGAAGCGATGACGATGGTTTGTGTGCAAGTGATGGGAAATGATGCTGCGATTGGTTTTGCCGGTTCCCAAGGAAATTTTGAGTTAAACGTTTTTAAACCAGTGATTATTTATAATTTTTTACATTCCACGCGACTTTTGACGGATGCTTGTCGAAGTTTTCGCGAGCATTGTGTGCAGGAAATGCAAGCAAATCAAGAGCGACTCGATTATTACATGAAAAATTCGCTCATGCTCGTAACGGCATTAAGCCCTGAGATTGGTTACGATAAATCGGCCAAAGTAGCTCATACGGCCCATGTGGAAAATTTAACTTTGCGCGAGGCGTGTTTGAAATTGGGTTATTTAAGTGGAGAGGAATTTGATAAACTTGTGCAACCTAAAAAAATGTTGGGTCCACAAGAAGCCTGA
- a CDS encoding CTP synthase — translation MKYIFITGGVVSSLGKGLTAASIGTLLESRGFRVILQKFDPYLNVDPGTMSPFQHGEVYVLEDGAETDLDLGHYERFTSAKLTRHNNLTSGQIYESVIGRERAGEYLGATIQVIPHVTDEIKNRIRQIAAQQPGDILITEIGGTTGDIEGMPFLEAIRQFSQEVGAHNVLLIHLTLVPFLKAAGELKTKPTQQSVAKLREIGLQPQLLLCRTEHPLSLEIRKKIALFCNVSPECVMEQRDVDHTIYEAPLMLHREKMDELICKHLQLPETTPQLQLWEQFVKRVISPSQKRCIAVVGKYIEHQDAYKSVYESLTHAAAAQDIGVELLKVDAEMIEEEGPEIFLKKAHGILVPGGFGERGTEGKIAAIRYAREKGVPYLGLCLGMQLAVVEFARHVLQWNEANSSEFSSETSHPVITLLDEQKEVTQKGGTMRLGVWPCDLAEGTRSREFYGQSQVNERHRHRYEFNNDYREAFQKAGLTIAGTSEKGKLVEIIELASHPWFVACQFHPEFQSKPLQPHPLFLGFIQAIRSR, via the coding sequence ATGAAATACATTTTTATTACTGGCGGTGTCGTGAGTTCTTTAGGTAAAGGGCTGACCGCAGCATCGATCGGAACGCTTTTAGAAAGTCGCGGTTTTCGAGTTATTTTACAAAAGTTTGATCCTTATTTGAATGTGGATCCCGGCACGATGAGCCCTTTTCAACATGGTGAAGTTTATGTTTTAGAAGATGGCGCGGAGACGGATTTGGATTTGGGTCATTATGAACGGTTTACCTCAGCTAAATTAACGCGACATAATAACCTGACAAGCGGTCAGATCTATGAATCGGTAATTGGTCGTGAAAGAGCGGGCGAATATTTGGGCGCTACGATTCAAGTTATTCCGCATGTCACGGATGAAATTAAAAATCGAATTCGACAAATTGCTGCGCAGCAACCTGGCGATATTTTAATCACCGAAATTGGTGGCACGACAGGGGATATTGAGGGCATGCCATTTTTAGAAGCGATTCGTCAATTTTCGCAAGAGGTCGGCGCTCATAATGTTTTGTTGATTCATCTCACTTTAGTGCCTTTTCTCAAGGCGGCGGGTGAACTCAAAACCAAACCCACTCAACAAAGTGTTGCTAAATTACGCGAAATTGGGTTGCAACCTCAACTGTTGTTATGTCGCACGGAACATCCTTTAAGTTTGGAAATTCGCAAAAAAATTGCGTTGTTTTGTAATGTGTCACCGGAATGTGTTATGGAACAGCGCGATGTGGATCATACCATTTACGAAGCGCCATTGATGTTGCATCGCGAGAAAATGGACGAGTTAATTTGCAAGCACCTTCAACTTCCTGAGACCACGCCTCAACTGCAACTTTGGGAACAGTTCGTGAAACGCGTGATTTCACCTTCTCAAAAACGTTGTATTGCGGTGGTGGGAAAATATATTGAACATCAAGACGCTTATAAAAGTGTTTACGAATCACTCACTCACGCTGCCGCGGCTCAAGATATTGGCGTGGAACTTCTCAAGGTTGATGCTGAAATGATTGAAGAAGAAGGGCCTGAAATTTTTTTAAAAAAAGCTCATGGTATTTTGGTGCCTGGAGGATTTGGTGAGCGTGGCACGGAAGGTAAGATTGCCGCGATTCGTTACGCGCGCGAGAAGGGAGTGCCTTATTTAGGTTTGTGTTTGGGAATGCAGTTGGCAGTGGTGGAATTTGCGCGTCATGTTTTGCAATGGAACGAGGCGAATAGCTCTGAATTTTCTTCTGAGACATCGCACCCTGTGATTACTTTGTTGGATGAACAAAAAGAGGTGACTCAGAAAGGAGGAACCATGCGGTTGGGAGTATGGCCGTGTGATTTAGCAGAGGGCACACGATCACGAGAGTTTTATGGTCAATCCCAAGTGAATGAACGTCATCGCCATCGTTATGAGTTTAATAACGATTATCGCGAAGCTTTCCAAAAAGCGGGGTTAACGATTGCGGGCACTTCTGAAAAGGGCAAGTTAGTAGAAATTATCGAGTTGGCTTCGCATCCTTGGTTTGTGGCATGTCAATTTCATCCAGAGTTTCAATCAAAACCGCTTCAGCCCCATCCTTTATTTTTGGGGTTTATTCAAGCGATCCGATCGCGTTAA
- a CDS encoding single-stranded DNA-binding protein, with protein sequence MESPREILEMILGHLGLVFEVTEQKSADGLILQIHTRDPRHLIGRDGRVLDELQYLVNYLIDNSSDEEKEHVLIDVEGYREQAKQELIDKVKRIKERVLKTRRPFILEMLNAYQRRILHEAFKKDQEIVIVSPSHKARFKRMTVKIRETEKAGKN encoded by the coding sequence GTGGAAAGTCCCCGTGAGATTTTGGAAATGATTTTGGGCCATCTCGGGCTTGTTTTTGAAGTTACGGAGCAAAAAAGCGCGGACGGTTTGATTTTGCAGATTCATACCCGCGACCCTCGTCATTTAATCGGGCGTGATGGCCGAGTTTTGGACGAACTTCAATATTTAGTCAATTATCTCATCGACAATTCTTCTGATGAAGAAAAAGAACATGTTTTGATCGATGTGGAAGGTTATCGCGAGCAAGCGAAGCAGGAGTTGATTGATAAAGTGAAACGGATTAAAGAACGCGTGTTAAAAACAAGGCGCCCTTTTATTTTGGAAATGCTCAATGCTTATCAACGCCGCATTCTTCACGAAGCGTTTAAAAAAGATCAAGAAATTGTCATTGTCAGCCCATCCCACAAAGCCCGTTTTAAACGGATGACAGTCAAAATTCGGGAAACGGAAAAAGCTGGAAAAAACTGA